One window of Fusarium oxysporum f. sp. lycopersici 4287 supercont2.40 genomic scaffold, whole genome shotgun sequence genomic DNA carries:
- a CDS encoding uncharacterized protein (At least one base has a quality score < 10) has protein sequence MGSPSPSRESPHSSGSQSQSQLQQQPRTQRSRGGCQTCRVKKVKCDETRPICRRCIRLELTCDYTRLPRKKYTRRVIASPVVSSPANLTASADAASTPITSFTAPGDHPYSGEAYCEGFEGGPLSDTQSADISLPPLNTIADDGLALELSPDCAAILFPSDHSAIHFFRFVLPGMVGTRISMHSGPGLVWKLAQQSPMVLHMVCAVSVQSWSEKTTGSESDAEFRRLRAIQHYRDGLQMLAAATQIPSEITYLPPVLATLWLMLLYELKFGDGCGIGFDAHLRGATSILLGRSQLASSESSEHHVSHIIEAESFCSVSCKILIWLSHADGGAVLNGFGGAFNNLLGDSSLGMSESEAQDRLERVRRLQKRSVLANYDLWGRSYPQTELLEDLQCSDLSCFDAESAQLKFMVGALAAAEYRDNVPHGSWRQSVAGAILNVRSRYGELISVANRLELPDDGPHRRFVMEMQSVVSCFHAIFVCFLRITHGQEPMAPEQREAMKEIMSLAFKVYRDQGETGLARLGWPLFVVAIESDDILHRSWVLERFGELASHGENYRQAYQAIRVAVAGRPLDERTAGYFEVFRVESFPRFLLCQGC, from the coding sequence ATGGGTTCTCCAAGCCCGAGCCGTGAGTCGCCACACTCATCAGGATCCCAATCGCAATCCCAACTCCAACAGCAGCCGAGGACCCAACGGTCACGAGGCGGATGTCAGACGTGTCGGGTGAAAAAGGTCAAGTGCGACGAGACGCGACCAATTTGCCGACGATGCATCCGCTTGGAATTGACTTGCGACTATACGCGCCTCCCACGCAAGAAGTACACCAGGCGCGTTATCGCTTCTCCTGTTGTATCGTCTCCTGCAAACTTGACTGCCAGCGCAGATGCGGCTTCAACGCCTATCACCAGTTTCACAGCCCCTGGCGATCATCCATATTCTGGTGAGGCTTACTGCGAAGGCTTTGAAGGCGGGCCGTTATCCGATACTCAGAGTGCAGACATCAGTTTACCACCACTGAATACCATTGCCGATGACGGCCTTGCACTTGAGCTCTCACCCGACTGTGCCGCTATCTTGTTCCCTTCCGATCACTCGGCAATCCACTTCTTCCGATTTGTCCTTCCAGGAATGGTTGGGACGCGGATATCGATGCACAGCGGTCCTGGGTTGGTCTGGAAGTTAGCTCAGCAGAGCCCCATGGTCCTTCACATGGTATGCGCAGTCAGTGTCCAGTCCTGGTCTGAGAAGACAACTGGTTCTGAGTCAGATGCTGAGTTCAGACGACTGAGAGCTATCCAGCACTATAGAGATGGTTTGCAGATGCTCGCTGCGGCTACGCAGATCCCTAGCGAGATCACTTATCTGCCACCTGTTCTAGCTACCTTGTGGCTCATGCTCTTGTATGAACTCAAGTTCGGCGATGGTTGCGGTATTGGCTTTGATGCACATCTACGAGGCGCCACTTCTATATTACTGGGTCGATCGCAACTCGCCAGTAGCGAAAGTAGTGAGCACCATGTGTCACATATTATTGAAGCTGAGAGCTTTTGCTCTGTTTCCTGCAAGATACTCATATGGCTCTCGCACGCTGATGGAGGTGCTGTTTTGAATGGCTTTGGCGGGGCTTTCAATAACCTTCTGGGAGACTCTTCACTTGGCATGTCCGAGAGTGAAGCGCAGGATCGCTTGGAACGGGTCAGACGACTGCAAAAGCGATCTGTTCTTGCCAACTATGACTTGTGGGGAAGGTCGTACCCCCAAACAGAGCTGTTGGAGGATCTGCAGTGTAGTGACCTATCATGTTTCGATGCTGAGTCCGCTCAGCTGAAGTTTATGGTTGGTGCCCTAGCTGCAGCTGAGTATCGAGATAATGTCCCCCACGGTTCGTGGAGACAATCTGTCGCAGGTGCCATCCTCAACGTCAGATCTAGATATGGAGAGTTGATAAGCGTGGCTAACCGCCTCGAACTACCCGATGATGGACCCCATAGACGGTTCGTGATGGAGATGCAATCGGTCGTTTCCTGCTTTCACGCGATTTTTGTCTGCTTTCTCCGCATTACTCACGGACAAGAACCAATGGCACCAGAGCAACGCGAGGCCATGAAAGAGATCATGTCGCTAGCCTTCAAGGTTTATCGAGACCAGGGAGAGACAGGTCTAGCCAGGCTAGGTTGGCCATTATTCGTGGTGGCGATCGAGTCAGACGATATACTGCATAGATCTTGGGTACTGGAGCGGTTTGGCGAGCTTGCATCCCATGGGGAGAACTATCGGCAAGCTTATCAAGCTATACGGGTTGCTGTAGCAGGTCGGCCACTGGATGAAAGAACAGCGGGCTATTTCGAAGTGTTCCGCGTCGAGTCGTTTCCGCGATTTCTGCTCTGCCAGGGCTGCTGA
- a CDS encoding tannase, giving the protein MALLSSPSLASSLSELCTLSNLKAALPSNGTLLGIDMIPSTITVSTAVYNASAGMGGGPMRRDTDTYNYCNVTVAYTHGTKGDTVNLKYAFPNPENFKNRFYVAGGGGYSLNTDTTGGLKYGAAAGATDGGYDAFNYSLDEKFLLGNGSINWDATYMFSYQALGEMTQIGKYITKNLYDMSKSSKVYTYYEGCSDGGREGMSQVQRWGDEYDGVIAGAPAFRFAQQQVLHVYPAAVEQTLDYYPPPCELKKIVNATIEACDALDGRKDGVISRTDLCKIHFNLKSLIGKEYYCAAETSSSLGFGFSKRQAPGSQMSNAPEQNGTITAEGIAVARAIYDGVFNSKDERAYLSWQIGSELSDGEPTYDNKTDKWTLNIPSTGGMYVAKFIELLELDNLENLNNVTYDTLVDWMDTGMVRYYDSLQTTHPDLTTFKEAGGKLLHYHGESDPSIPAGSSVHYWQSVRSIMYPKLSDEKAQKALSEWYQFYLVPGAAHCGTNSLQPGPYPQNNMNIMIDWVENGKQPSRLNATVSSGDYKGETQMLCQWPKRPLWKNDKSFACVDDEKSIESWTYSFNAFKIPVY; this is encoded by the coding sequence ATGGCTTTGCTATCCTCGCCATCTCTCGCATCCTCTCTTTCGGAACTATGCACCCTCTCGAACCTGAAAGCTGCGCTGCCCTCCAATGGAACCCTTCTGGGAATTGATATGATCCCATCTACTATCACAGTTTCCACGGCGGTTTATAATGCCAGTGCCGGTATGGGAGGTGGACCAATGAGGCGTGATACCGATACTTACAACTACTGTAACGTCACTGTCGCGTACACCCACGGCACCAAGGGTGACACAGTCAACCTCAAGTATGCCTTTCCTAATCCCGAAAACTTCAAGAACCGGTTCTATGTTGCGGGTGGAGGTGGTTACTCTCTCAACACTGATACTACTGGCGGCCTCAAGTATGGAGCTGCCGCAGGAGCCACTGATGGTGGATACGATGCCTTCAACTACAGTCTCGATGAGAAGTTCCTTCTCGGCAACGGTTCCATCAACTGGGATGCGACATACATGTTCTCTTATCAAGCACTCGGAGAGATGACCCAGATCGGAAAGTATATCACCAAGAACCTTTATGACATGTCAAAGTCGAGTAAGGTCTATACTTACTACGAAGGCTGCTCGGATGGCGGACGAGAGGGAATGAGCCAGGTTCAACGATGGGGCGACGAGTATGACGGTGTCATCGCTGGAGCTCCTGCGTTTCGCTTCGCGCAGCAACAAGTCCTGCACGTCTACCCTGCCGCCGTTGAGCAAACACTTGACTATTACCCCCCTCCCTgtgagctcaagaagatcgtCAACGCCACTATCGAGGCCTGCGACGCTCTCGATGGAAGGAAAGATGGCGTCATCTCCCGAACGGATCTTTGCAAGATTCACTTCAACCTCAAGTCACTCATTGGCAAAGAGTACTACTGTGCAGCTGAGACCAGTTCTTCACTTGGCTTTGGGTTCAGCAAGAGACAGGCTCCCGGTAGCCAGATGAGCAATGCCCCAGAACAGAATGGTACTATTACTGCTGAGGGTATTGCCGTTGCTCGAGCTATTTACGATGGTGTCTTTAATAGCAAGGACGAAAGAGCGTATCTGTCTTGGCAGATTGGCTCTGAACTATCTGATGGTGAGCCTACCTACGACAACAAAACGGACAAGTGGACTCTGAACATCCCCTCTACTGGTGGCATGTACGTTGCAAAGTTTATTGAGCTACTTGAGCTAGATAACCTCGAGAACCTCAACAATGTCACGTATGACACTCTAGTGGACTGGATGGACACTGGTATGGTCCGTTACTACGACAGTCTACAGACCACTCATCCCGATCTCACAACTTTTAAGGAAGCTGGTGGCAAGCTCCTCCACTACCATGGCGAATCAGATCCCAGCATCCCAGCAGGTTCTTCTGTCCACTACTGGCAGTCTGTTCGATCCATCATGTATCCAAAACTGTCCGATGAGAAGGCACAAAAGGCTCTTTCTGAATGGTACCAGTTCTATCTCGTGCCTGGAGCTGCTCACTGCGGCACAAATTCTCTGCAGCCGGGTCCTTATCCTCAGAACAACATGAACATTATGATCGACTGGGTTGAGAATGGTAAGCAGCCATCGAGACTCAATGCTACTGTTTCTTCAGGCGACTATAAAGGAGAGACACAGATGTTGTGCCAATGGCCCAAGCGACCTCTTTGGAAGAACGATAAGAGCTTTGCGTGTGTTGATGACGAGAAGTCAATCGAGAGTTGGACATACAGCTTCAATGCTTTCAAGATCCCTGTGTATTAG